The following are encoded together in the Streptomyces flavofungini genome:
- a CDS encoding HAD family hydrolase yields MRYVLFDVDGTLIDAVDNQRLIWRTWAERYGLDPDEVYGVALRTRPVETFAQVAPDQDPGECLAALHELEDEDVRSGTYTAFDGARQLLRALPPGSWALVTSNYEHRVRGRFARTGLPVPEVIVDAGAVEEGKPSPVPYLQAAARLGAEPEDCLVIEDAPSGIQAGLRAGMTVWGVNTPVAVDGAHRHFESLREAARDILAFASGVHPQRPAGPATVD; encoded by the coding sequence ATGAGGTATGTCCTGTTCGACGTCGATGGCACATTGATCGATGCCGTGGACAATCAGCGCCTGATCTGGCGAACGTGGGCAGAGCGCTATGGACTGGACCCTGATGAGGTCTATGGAGTGGCACTGCGGACGAGGCCGGTGGAGACCTTTGCGCAGGTCGCCCCGGACCAGGACCCCGGAGAGTGCCTGGCCGCGCTGCATGAACTGGAGGATGAGGACGTTCGCTCCGGCACGTATACGGCTTTCGACGGCGCCCGGCAGCTGTTGAGGGCCCTGCCGCCCGGGTCCTGGGCGCTGGTGACCTCGAACTACGAGCACCGGGTACGGGGGCGTTTCGCGCGGACAGGTCTGCCGGTGCCCGAGGTCATCGTGGATGCGGGTGCCGTGGAGGAAGGCAAACCGTCGCCGGTGCCGTATCTGCAGGCCGCCGCACGGCTTGGCGCCGAGCCGGAGGACTGCCTGGTCATCGAGGACGCCCCCTCCGGAATCCAAGCCGGCCTGCGTGCCGGGATGACGGTATGGGGCGTCAACACCCCCGTGGCGGTGGACGGGGCCCACCGCCACTTCGAGAGCCTGCGTGAAGCCGCCCGCGACATCCTCGCCTTCGCGTCCGGGGTCCACCCTCAGCGGCCTGCGGGGCCGGCCACAGTGGATTGA